In the genome of bacterium, the window GAGGGGTGGATCCGCATGGTGCACCTGGGGTACCGCCCCGACGACGAGGACGAGATCGAGCGGCGCGTGCGCAAGGCGTGCGCCGGGATCCACGAGACCGTCGTCACCCTGCAGCCCGTGGGCGGGACGACGGCGTTCTCGCCGCCCGAGGCGGAATCGTCGATCGCCGCGCCGGGGACGGCGATCGACGACTTCGGCGCGCTCGACGCCGCCGGCGCGGAGGTCTCGTTCGCCCGCTGGCGCGGCCGCGCCCCCGCGGTGGTCTTCTTCTGGTCGCTCTTCTGCCAGCCCTGCCGGGAGGAGTTCGGGTCGCTGGCGGAGCTTGCGGCGCGCCCGCCGGTTCCCGGCCTGCGGGTGCTGGCGGTGAACGTGGATTCCCCGAAGCTGCGGCCGCAGGCGGCGCGCTTCATGTCCGAGCGGGGTGGGGGGATCACCGGCGTCTTTGACCGCGAGGCGGCCGGCGGGCGGCAGGAGGTCGCGGGGCGCTTCGGCGTGACCGTGACCCCGACCCTCTTTCTCATGGCCGCAGACGGCAAGGTGCTCCACGCCTGGTCCGGGGAAGTCGACCGCAAGGCGCTGGCCGCGAGCATCGGCGAGGACCTCGCGCCGCGCGCCGCGGCGCGGGAGGGCCGGCGGTGAGGCGCGCCGCGCCGGC includes:
- a CDS encoding TlpA disulfide reductase family protein, whose product is MGLRPAAAALAACLLALAACRERPERAPAASEAQAPAGIIQERTSGPSVTTDVNARAPAFARTDFSGALVRTQDAIGRKALLLDFWSVFCQSCLQEMPFLRKLHERYAADGLEIVGVNTDFFPRARIESFMKKTGLALPYPLIHDRDQSLSKLFSVEALPVLVLIDSEGWIRMVHLGYRPDDEDEIERRVRKACAGIHETVVTLQPVGGTTAFSPPEAESSIAAPGTAIDDFGALDAAGAEVSFARWRGRAPAVVFFWSLFCQPCREEFGSLAELAARPPVPGLRVLAVNVDSPKLRPQAARFMSERGGGITGVFDREAAGGRQEVAGRFGVTVTPTLFLMAADGKVLHAWSGEVDRKALAASIGEDLAPRAAAREGRR